Proteins encoded in a region of the Dethiosulfovibrio salsuginis genome:
- a CDS encoding flagellar protein FlaG: MIERSAPVPATYNGVGKVASSESSIRSGAAYPQVKYQKQEPAVKEALDPKELDQALQQAERVASAFDRNLKFEYRKEADVYQVLVMEMDNKGHDNVVRKIPPDEVVNFIQHVKDMFGALIDLEA; this comes from the coding sequence ATGATCGAGAGATCTGCGCCAGTTCCCGCAACCTATAACGGAGTCGGGAAGGTGGCCTCCAGCGAGTCGTCTATCCGGTCCGGTGCCGCCTATCCTCAGGTAAAGTACCAAAAACAGGAACCGGCGGTTAAGGAAGCTCTTGATCCTAAAGAGCTGGACCAGGCTCTACAGCAGGCGGAGAGGGTTGCCTCGGCTTTCGACAGAAACCTCAAGTTCGAATATCGCAAGGAAGCCGACGTCTACCAGGTGCTTGTGATGGAGATGGACAACAAGGGCCACGACAACGTGGTCCGAAAGATCCCACCCGATGAAGTGGTTAACTTCATCCAGCACGTAAAGGATATGTTTGGGGCCCTTATCGACCTGGAGGCTTAA
- a CDS encoding flagellin N-terminal helical domain-containing protein, translating into MRVNHNIPALYAYNAVNSTNRGMQKAIAKLSSGLRINSAADDAAGLAISEKMRSQVRGLDQANANAQDGINMIQTAEGALSETHSILQRMRELSVQAANDTLTANDRQVIQLEVDQLTEEVDRISNTTQFNKKKLLNGDAAVLWSTDNLDTKVNVRGGLRTIDQFGQKSAMEGNYKLTIDATAGKGQIQKTDIFKVKHAVQESMTEHTTGFANFEGEFNGDLDDGDSVTLKVNGNTYTLNFTQTVANADTATALADKFNDTPGLRDDAIITADSGAATFAIVLKEAGATFEIGWSVEDGTGIVSNGGASNNQGMTTVKPSDDNIMAISMNGANLIEGDYRVETRTSPAATGNGDVTQVFYEKAGVDTSSLSVFSVANAATASVGANMSLLFEVDSIDEDAKTVTFSYTYVQVNKDGTSAEGQGTITKIVSADNSLGGDYGANTISVFDVSDALTAFTVGDKTVINLRSSAAATDDVVTINRTDSGTAASSPSTVMEYAFNDNALNNNSVDFSFFQLNTVSTSADFGEAKKSTVTFEFGALENAYNNLTSPDGRDYAASFKIEKQGIGEIADGGTKVYDLDKFWDSNGNFMMEDPQTLTIVQGDGKKASITLYKDDTLDSVAEKLNDAIRDTLGQGELDGLSKSDTFANYITVEEAADNPDSPYSVAGTMVISSAINGKDGELTFIGDEELINALSLNVIQKSVENSFNVTVTDAHDPAKVIAKDVKVTGNNLVGVVHKNIDVTFDSMADVKVEWNKDTAKWVASAKDDSYETTVHLADNTTVFQIGANEKEDMGINIGNMNARALGVNNIQVTDRENAARSITVLDSAIARVSDQRANLGAYQNRLEHTINNLTTASTNLTASESRIRDVDMAKEMMNFTKLNILMQAGNSMLGQANQLPQNVLQLLR; encoded by the coding sequence ATGAGAGTCAATCACAACATACCGGCGTTATACGCCTACAACGCGGTTAACTCCACCAACAGAGGCATGCAGAAGGCTATAGCCAAGCTGTCATCCGGTCTTCGCATCAACAGCGCCGCCGACGACGCCGCAGGGCTCGCCATCAGCGAGAAGATGCGTTCTCAGGTCCGTGGCCTGGATCAGGCAAACGCCAACGCCCAGGACGGCATCAACATGATCCAGACCGCCGAGGGAGCCCTCAGCGAGACCCACTCCATCCTCCAGAGGATGAGAGAGCTCTCCGTCCAGGCGGCCAACGACACCCTCACCGCCAACGACCGTCAGGTTATCCAGCTTGAGGTCGATCAGCTCACCGAGGAAGTCGACCGTATCTCCAACACGACCCAGTTCAACAAGAAGAAGCTCCTCAACGGCGACGCCGCAGTCCTCTGGTCCACCGACAACCTCGACACCAAGGTCAACGTCCGTGGCGGTCTCCGCACCATCGACCAGTTCGGCCAGAAGTCGGCCATGGAGGGCAACTACAAGCTCACCATAGACGCTACTGCCGGTAAGGGACAGATCCAGAAGACCGATATCTTCAAGGTCAAACACGCCGTTCAGGAGAGCATGACCGAGCACACTACCGGTTTTGCCAACTTTGAGGGAGAGTTTAACGGAGATTTGGATGACGGAGACTCTGTAACCTTAAAGGTAAACGGCAACACCTACACCCTTAACTTTACCCAGACTGTTGCTAATGCTGATACCGCTACCGCTTTGGCGGATAAGTTTAACGATACTCCCGGTCTGAGAGACGATGCGATAATCACCGCTGATTCTGGTGCTGCTACGTTCGCTATAGTTTTAAAAGAGGCGGGAGCTACCTTTGAGATCGGCTGGAGCGTAGAGGATGGAACCGGAATCGTGAGTAACGGTGGCGCATCGAATAACCAAGGCATGACAACGGTCAAGCCCTCCGATGACAATATCATGGCCATTTCCATGAACGGCGCCAACCTCATAGAGGGAGATTACAGGGTAGAGACTAGAACCAGCCCTGCTGCAACCGGTAATGGTGATGTAACCCAGGTATTCTACGAGAAGGCTGGCGTAGATACTTCTTCATTATCGGTTTTTTCTGTCGCAAACGCTGCGACTGCTTCCGTTGGTGCAAATATGTCTCTACTTTTCGAGGTTGACAGTATTGATGAGGATGCTAAAACAGTAACCTTCTCCTATACGTACGTTCAGGTCAACAAAGACGGAACCAGTGCAGAGGGGCAGGGAACGATCACCAAAATAGTAAGTGCCGACAATAGTTTAGGTGGTGACTACGGTGCCAATACTATATCGGTGTTTGATGTGTCTGATGCTCTTACTGCCTTCACCGTTGGCGATAAAACGGTCATAAACCTTAGGTCTTCTGCTGCTGCTACCGACGATGTCGTTACAATAAACCGTACTGACTCGGGTACTGCAGCTTCCTCTCCTTCTACGGTAATGGAGTATGCCTTTAACGATAATGCGCTCAACAACAATTCGGTGGATTTCTCCTTCTTCCAGCTCAACACCGTCTCCACCAGTGCAGACTTCGGTGAAGCTAAGAAGAGCACTGTCACCTTTGAGTTCGGTGCTCTTGAGAACGCCTACAACAACTTAACTTCGCCTGATGGTAGAGACTATGCCGCTTCCTTCAAGATCGAGAAGCAAGGCATAGGTGAGATCGCCGACGGCGGAACCAAGGTATACGACCTTGATAAGTTCTGGGATTCCAACGGTAACTTCATGATGGAGGACCCCCAGACCCTTACCATAGTCCAGGGAGACGGCAAAAAAGCCTCCATTACCCTCTATAAGGACGATACTCTTGACAGCGTGGCTGAGAAGCTTAACGACGCTATCAGGGACACCTTAGGCCAGGGCGAGCTTGACGGTCTCTCCAAGTCCGATACCTTTGCCAACTACATCACCGTGGAAGAGGCGGCGGACAACCCCGATTCTCCCTACTCTGTTGCCGGAACCATGGTAATCAGCAGTGCCATCAACGGCAAGGACGGAGAGCTGACCTTCATAGGAGACGAGGAGCTCATCAACGCCCTGAGCCTCAACGTAATCCAAAAGAGCGTCGAGAACAGCTTCAACGTCACCGTAACCGACGCCCACGATCCTGCGAAGGTCATAGCCAAGGACGTCAAGGTTACAGGCAACAACCTGGTCGGTGTGGTCCACAAGAACATCGACGTCACCTTCGACTCCATGGCCGACGTCAAGGTCGAGTGGAACAAGGATACCGCCAAGTGGGTTGCGTCCGCCAAGGACGACAGCTACGAGACCACCGTCCACCTTGCGGACAACACCACCGTCTTCCAGATCGGCGCCAACGAGAAGGAAGATATGGGAATCAACATAGGTAACATGAACGCCCGTGCCCTTGGGGTCAACAACATCCAGGTTACCGACAGGGAGAACGCCGCTCGGTCCATCACCGTGCTCGACAGCGCCATAGCCAGGGTGTCCGACCAGAGGGCGAACCTCGGTGCCTACCAGAACCGACTGGAGCACACCATCAATAACCTGACCACCGCAAGCACCAACCTGACCGCTTCTGAGAGCCGTATCAGAGACGTCGACATGGCCAAAGAGATGATGAACTTCACCAAGCTCAACATCCTCATGCAGGCCGGAAACTCCATGCTGGGACAGGCTAACCAGCTGCCTCAGAACGTCCTTCAGCTCCTCAGGTAG
- a CDS encoding 6-hydroxymethylpterin diphosphokinase MptE-like protein, which yields MIEEKLNPILVANLKALDERQPLFAQKVRDYMKNAKDRFSINARETPRGTWWSGLYEQPFFEPNSCLDATPEGTKPVLIMAGLGSPRYLTGILNNSKKRQTIVLLEPNMRMMMFALESIPFFVEGHPSNVYFMLGSEQTLIDELISQAYANRGTFVGGVLDVHSHPGEVEQASETFNASLRFYVQRIRYRMQTLGDSAEDTLLGVRQMAMAAPWIMFRERLEPLKNAFKGYHGVVLSAGPSLDKNIHLLKGMEDKLVIVAADTLLNKLSEMGIRPHFVCALERGEPTYTKYFRPMYDREDPSLKDIVLVVQSVCYPQIAGRWPGKLCVVGKESINLDREVIAGALGGSVLPSGSSVAHMAMGILSFLGVDRIALVGQDLAFGPGKVTHAGGTPWIEEKSGAELEQPISIPGALGGMVDSIVPWKLFVDTFEEMIPKISCSVWDCTEGGALIRGTEIRPLSEYLAGIDISVDNSFDRVNSGVGFAPKDRDIAEVEKKLNSIEGMFKESLDFIEEGKTLMDDLEEAIEATGEFPHQMASRMTNLLCDLSKKNPFLGYVGQSYVAILIADQSRLSLSDEDERSTWFKVHREFFQAHGIAATVFLDWIRYMRASSTLSDFFNSSNIQFPPDEEAIQAQLEPLLKKEQEEGLTIVESVMVDFLLSRVDPVSAKWSPWVLWAIGRHLHQEGRYVEASFSYQAAIEGFEGSQMGLDAATALLKDRARSLMGRDLCWIGNPQAALESLANAYSYTPEDPEIVYMLERLLERRKVDTEDMLIKQTDPDNIKYFQAMVSALEKELERLNSDTDRADVIERYLVKILQEKSSSPIDGDPIKEVGEGD from the coding sequence ATGATTGAGGAAAAACTGAACCCCATACTTGTGGCCAACCTCAAGGCCCTGGACGAAAGACAGCCCCTCTTCGCCCAGAAGGTCAGGGACTACATGAAAAACGCCAAAGACCGGTTCTCCATAAACGCCAGAGAGACCCCAAGGGGAACCTGGTGGTCCGGCCTCTACGAACAGCCCTTCTTCGAGCCGAACTCGTGCCTTGACGCCACCCCTGAGGGCACAAAACCGGTCCTCATAATGGCGGGGTTGGGTAGCCCTCGTTACCTGACGGGCATCCTGAACAACTCGAAAAAACGGCAGACAATAGTCCTCCTGGAGCCTAATATGAGGATGATGATGTTCGCTCTCGAGAGCATACCTTTCTTCGTTGAGGGACACCCTAGTAATGTCTACTTCATGCTTGGGAGCGAACAAACGCTTATAGATGAACTAATATCTCAGGCCTATGCCAATAGAGGAACCTTTGTAGGTGGTGTTTTGGACGTTCACTCCCACCCTGGAGAGGTGGAACAGGCATCTGAGACATTTAACGCTTCTCTCAGGTTCTACGTCCAAAGGATACGTTACAGGATGCAGACCCTCGGGGACTCGGCGGAGGATACCCTTCTAGGTGTTCGCCAGATGGCTATGGCGGCGCCCTGGATAATGTTTAGAGAGAGGCTGGAGCCCCTAAAAAACGCCTTCAAAGGCTACCACGGCGTGGTCCTTTCCGCCGGTCCCTCCCTGGATAAAAACATCCACCTTTTAAAGGGCATGGAGGATAAGCTGGTCATAGTGGCGGCGGACACCCTTCTTAACAAGCTTTCCGAGATGGGCATAAGGCCCCATTTTGTCTGTGCCCTGGAGAGAGGAGAGCCGACCTACACCAAATACTTTAGGCCTATGTACGATCGGGAGGACCCTAGCCTCAAGGATATAGTCCTGGTGGTACAGTCGGTATGCTATCCACAGATAGCCGGAAGATGGCCCGGAAAACTGTGTGTCGTCGGCAAAGAAAGCATAAACCTGGACCGAGAGGTTATAGCTGGAGCTTTAGGAGGTTCTGTTCTTCCCTCCGGTTCCTCTGTGGCCCATATGGCTATGGGGATACTTTCATTCCTCGGGGTTGACAGAATTGCCCTGGTGGGCCAGGACCTGGCCTTCGGCCCGGGAAAGGTCACCCACGCAGGAGGAACTCCCTGGATAGAGGAAAAAAGCGGAGCGGAGCTTGAACAGCCGATCAGTATTCCCGGAGCCCTAGGGGGAATGGTCGATAGCATCGTCCCATGGAAGCTCTTTGTGGACACCTTCGAGGAGATGATCCCTAAGATATCCTGTTCCGTATGGGACTGCACCGAGGGAGGGGCACTGATAAGAGGGACCGAGATAAGGCCCCTGTCGGAATACCTAGCAGGAATAGATATCTCCGTAGATAACAGTTTTGACAGGGTTAATTCCGGCGTAGGTTTTGCCCCTAAGGATAGAGACATTGCCGAGGTAGAAAAAAAACTTAACTCCATAGAAGGCATGTTTAAAGAATCTCTGGACTTTATTGAAGAGGGCAAGACCCTTATGGACGATCTGGAGGAAGCTATTGAGGCGACTGGCGAATTTCCACACCAAATGGCGTCTAGAATGACAAATCTACTTTGTGACTTGTCGAAAAAGAACCCTTTCTTAGGCTACGTTGGACAGAGCTACGTAGCTATACTGATAGCGGACCAATCGAGACTAAGTCTGTCCGACGAAGACGAAAGGTCCACCTGGTTCAAGGTCCACAGAGAGTTTTTCCAGGCCCACGGCATAGCGGCCACTGTTTTTCTCGACTGGATCAGATATATGAGAGCTTCCTCCACTCTGTCCGACTTTTTTAATTCCTCAAACATACAGTTTCCACCTGACGAGGAGGCCATCCAGGCCCAGCTTGAGCCTCTATTGAAGAAAGAGCAGGAAGAGGGCCTTACTATAGTTGAGTCGGTGATGGTGGATTTTCTCCTGTCCAGGGTTGACCCTGTCTCAGCGAAATGGAGCCCTTGGGTCCTCTGGGCTATCGGTCGCCATCTCCATCAAGAAGGCCGTTACGTCGAGGCCTCTTTCAGCTATCAAGCCGCCATAGAGGGCTTTGAGGGATCCCAAATGGGCCTTGATGCTGCCACAGCTCTGCTTAAAGACAGGGCAAGATCCCTCATGGGACGGGATCTGTGCTGGATCGGAAATCCCCAGGCAGCTCTGGAGAGCCTTGCAAACGCCTACTCCTACACCCCTGAGGATCCGGAGATTGTCTACATGCTCGAAAGGCTTCTCGAAAGGCGGAAGGTCGACACCGAGGACATGCTGATAAAACAGACCGATCCGGATAACATTAAATACTTTCAGGCCATGGTTTCAGCCCTGGAGAAAGAGCTTGAAAGGCTAAACTCCGACACCGACAGGGCCGACGTCATAGAGAGATATCTGGTAAAAATTCTTCAGGAAAAAAGCTCAAGTCCTATAGATGGCGATCCGATAAAAGAGGTAGGCGAAGGGGATTGA
- the csrA gene encoding carbon storage regulator CsrA yields MLVLSRKPGESLLIGQEMEITVVEVKGDSVRLAIKAPRDVPVWRKEVMDDIKAANLKAGGYTKDSMTIKALGDALGKKNKKDETKQEASHD; encoded by the coding sequence GTGCTGGTCCTCAGTAGAAAGCCCGGTGAATCGCTCCTCATAGGCCAGGAGATGGAGATAACCGTGGTGGAGGTTAAAGGGGACAGCGTCAGACTCGCCATAAAGGCCCCTAGAGACGTTCCGGTGTGGAGAAAAGAGGTTATGGACGACATAAAAGCGGCCAACCTGAAAGCGGGAGGCTACACCAAAGACTCTATGACCATAAAGGCCCTAGGCGACGCCTTGGGGAAAAAAAACAAAAAAGACGAGACAAAACAGGAGGCCAGCCATGATTGA
- the fliW gene encoding flagellar assembly protein FliW — protein MTDTVHSLETSRFGSVSYDEKDAIHFAQGIPAFEEKKNWILLGEEDDPVKWLQSLDDGNLALPVSSPFYVDQGYTLDIPGEDADAIGLDRSKPDRTGVLVVITIPLDSPWEATANMVAPIVVNLDSREARQIVAIDERYSVWHPVLSAEAKAAMQGRESQA, from the coding sequence ATGACCGACACAGTTCACAGCCTGGAGACCAGCCGCTTCGGCTCGGTCTCCTACGACGAAAAGGACGCAATTCACTTCGCCCAGGGCATACCGGCCTTCGAGGAGAAAAAAAACTGGATACTGCTGGGAGAGGAGGACGACCCGGTAAAATGGCTCCAGAGCCTGGACGACGGCAATCTGGCCCTGCCTGTATCCTCCCCTTTCTACGTGGATCAGGGCTACACCCTGGACATACCGGGAGAGGACGCCGACGCCATCGGCCTCGATAGGTCGAAGCCCGACAGGACCGGGGTTCTGGTGGTCATAACCATACCTTTAGACTCCCCCTGGGAGGCGACAGCCAATATGGTTGCCCCTATAGTGGTCAACTTAGACAGCCGTGAGGCCAGGCAGATAGTCGCCATAGACGAAAGGTACTCCGTCTGGCACCCGGTGCTCAGCGCCGAGGCGAAAGCGGCCATGCAGGGCAGAGAAAGCCAGGCCTAG
- the flgL gene encoding flagellar hook-associated protein FlgL, which yields MRVTNSMMYGGIMNDMHNNLSKLMKLNKQLSTGKLNHRPSDSPIDVTRELSLGTTIYENEQYIRNMDDGLTWLKNTDTAMNQIGDMIARVRELAVKSGNGSYDDEEAEAVAQELIQIQEGIRQAANYSVEGRYLLSGASTAIPPFQRDANGDVAYMGNEFRVQYEMERGIVSDVSFNGRQVFPQDHTQYTLESVDLPTDFEWSGRNEIIQLTVGDRAVKVRIPEDGWLDNDNGYVANSPDTDYNRYRDPEEMKPMSLDDIAKTIENSMNMGDSGRLVSVRVVQGSDSQTQRLQIRSHTGERIALTSWPETDVIQMPRAIGSTNVDDTGGAYTLPDGGDMTISLGTGESTTISFGTGMSLEDMAKAISEVEGVYGKVVNGGTANASLAIVAKQPGTQLEVDFTDGLETMFGASTVVAEEVTLPPDHSHTGLSSLLGMETTLKSTEFPPDYAITGLSDDNKVHWYLEGGDHKAEVMVNAGPDMSLDDLAKEIRAVAGDWLDVIVQTDPGDKVAGPDTSGSNEEKGTQKLILRTKDGQPVNVIDIAPDSDLANPNTNLAQSMGLSTAVYAQSGATFPTGTDLDPRMPARMKVSVGDRDYTVKLYAEDVVDTVTGKVDSAKMAKEIQKQVGKGSDGQYLIKTVDLTGPAGNPEVAMFSTSGEPMRFADLPFGDPALKGYSAGLALQSGISTGVAGNAVDQNLAVAAGSGGVIRFESLGRSVNISVSPGDTSKDLAEKIEKYAGDWLDVAYIDTDLDDPNNNDVRLSIAAKDGSAVNIVDLEPATMSDGSTGAAEAFGIDTAVKIDDLGALDPMDISANHTLTVKVDGYEHTIDLRQLDIDNTDALELSELEKIPDLINARFQGQDVKAELYTDSSGDKHIIMSSPRGLNFEVSSATALTGGGTLSSPDRSPNTPWGQNVTRRTGADQRATDFFGFMDDLIDAVRSQDVQGVSSMLSDIDDQITTVLKARTEVGALINRYEGSQSRLTENNLNYSDLKSTIGDTDLAKGSMEYLMAQAIYQAGLATVAKIIQPTLVDFLR from the coding sequence ATGAGAGTCACAAACTCTATGATGTACGGCGGCATAATGAACGACATGCACAACAACCTGTCCAAGCTGATGAAGCTGAACAAACAGCTCTCCACCGGCAAGCTCAACCACCGTCCCTCCGACTCTCCTATAGACGTCACCAGAGAGCTTTCTCTAGGGACCACCATATACGAAAACGAACAGTACATAAGGAACATGGACGACGGCCTCACCTGGCTGAAAAACACCGACACCGCCATGAACCAAATAGGCGACATGATCGCCCGTGTCAGGGAATTGGCTGTCAAATCGGGCAACGGAAGCTACGACGACGAAGAGGCCGAGGCGGTCGCCCAGGAGCTTATCCAGATCCAAGAGGGCATCAGACAGGCGGCGAACTACAGCGTAGAGGGGCGCTACCTGCTCTCAGGCGCCTCCACCGCGATTCCGCCCTTTCAGAGGGACGCAAACGGCGACGTAGCCTACATGGGCAACGAGTTCAGGGTTCAGTACGAGATGGAGCGGGGCATAGTCAGCGACGTCTCCTTCAACGGCAGACAGGTATTTCCCCAAGACCACACCCAGTACACCCTCGAAAGCGTCGACCTGCCTACCGATTTCGAGTGGTCCGGCAGAAACGAGATAATCCAGTTAACCGTCGGCGACAGGGCGGTAAAGGTCCGAATCCCCGAGGACGGCTGGTTAGACAACGACAACGGCTACGTGGCCAACAGCCCGGACACCGACTACAACCGCTACCGTGACCCAGAAGAGATGAAGCCGATGAGCCTCGACGACATCGCAAAGACCATAGAGAACTCCATGAACATGGGAGACTCAGGCCGTCTCGTCTCCGTCAGGGTCGTTCAGGGATCGGACTCCCAGACCCAGAGACTCCAGATAAGGAGCCACACAGGGGAGAGAATAGCCCTGACATCCTGGCCGGAGACCGACGTAATCCAGATGCCCAGGGCCATAGGATCCACCAACGTAGACGATACCGGTGGCGCTTATACCCTCCCCGACGGAGGGGACATGACCATATCCCTTGGAACCGGAGAATCTACGACCATATCCTTCGGAACGGGAATGAGCCTCGAAGATATGGCCAAGGCCATATCGGAGGTTGAGGGAGTCTACGGCAAGGTCGTAAACGGAGGAACCGCCAACGCCTCACTGGCCATAGTGGCAAAACAGCCGGGAACCCAGCTTGAGGTCGACTTCACCGACGGCCTTGAGACCATGTTCGGGGCCTCCACCGTAGTGGCGGAGGAGGTAACCCTTCCTCCCGACCACAGCCACACGGGGCTATCCTCCCTGCTGGGAATGGAGACGACCCTCAAAAGCACCGAGTTCCCGCCGGATTACGCGATAACCGGCCTAAGCGACGATAACAAAGTCCACTGGTACTTAGAAGGAGGGGACCACAAGGCGGAGGTCATGGTAAACGCTGGCCCCGATATGTCCCTGGACGACCTGGCTAAAGAGATCCGGGCGGTAGCTGGAGACTGGCTCGACGTAATAGTCCAGACCGACCCGGGAGACAAGGTCGCCGGTCCCGATACCTCCGGCAGCAACGAGGAAAAGGGAACGCAAAAGCTGATTCTGAGGACCAAAGACGGCCAGCCCGTCAACGTAATAGACATAGCTCCCGATTCGGACCTTGCAAACCCAAACACCAACCTGGCTCAGTCCATGGGGCTCTCCACCGCCGTCTACGCCCAGTCAGGGGCCACTTTCCCCACCGGGACCGACTTAGACCCCAGAATGCCTGCGAGGATGAAGGTCTCCGTCGGAGACAGGGACTACACGGTAAAGCTGTACGCCGAGGACGTGGTCGACACCGTCACCGGAAAAGTGGACTCCGCAAAAATGGCCAAAGAGATCCAAAAACAGGTGGGCAAAGGCTCCGACGGCCAATACCTAATAAAGACCGTCGACCTGACCGGACCGGCAGGAAACCCCGAGGTCGCCATGTTCTCCACCAGCGGCGAACCTATGAGGTTTGCGGACCTCCCCTTCGGAGACCCCGCACTTAAAGGCTACAGCGCAGGGCTGGCCCTCCAAAGCGGCATATCCACCGGCGTAGCCGGTAACGCCGTGGACCAGAATCTGGCTGTAGCCGCCGGATCCGGTGGTGTCATACGGTTCGAGAGCTTGGGCCGGTCGGTCAATATCTCCGTATCCCCAGGGGACACCTCAAAGGACCTAGCGGAGAAAATTGAAAAATACGCCGGAGACTGGCTTGACGTGGCCTACATAGACACGGACCTCGACGATCCCAACAACAACGACGTCCGCCTCTCCATCGCCGCAAAGGACGGCTCGGCGGTGAACATAGTCGACCTTGAGCCAGCCACCATGAGCGATGGCTCAACAGGAGCCGCCGAGGCCTTTGGAATCGACACTGCGGTCAAGATAGACGACCTTGGGGCACTCGACCCGATGGATATATCCGCTAACCACACGCTGACCGTAAAGGTTGACGGCTATGAGCACACCATCGACCTGAGACAGCTGGATATCGATAACACCGATGCGCTGGAGCTATCGGAGCTTGAGAAAATACCCGACCTGATCAACGCCCGCTTTCAGGGACAGGACGTAAAGGCGGAGCTCTACACCGATAGCTCTGGGGATAAGCACATAATAATGTCCTCCCCGAGGGGCCTGAACTTCGAGGTGTCGTCCGCCACCGCTTTGACCGGTGGAGGAACCCTATCATCCCCCGACAGGAGCCCTAACACCCCCTGGGGACAGAACGTCACCAGACGGACCGGAGCGGACCAGAGGGCTACCGACTTCTTCGGCTTCATGGACGACCTCATAGACGCCGTCAGAAGCCAGGACGTGCAGGGAGTATCCTCCATGCTCTCCGACATAGACGACCAGATAACCACGGTCCTAAAGGCCAGAACCGAGGTGGGAGCTCTCATAAACCGCTACGAAGGCAGCCAGAGCCGACTCACCGAGAACAACCTGAACTACTCGGACCTAAAAAGCACCATAGGCGACACCGACTTGGCAAAAGGCTCTATGGAATACCTCATGGCCCAGGCCATATACCAGGCGGGCCTCGCCACGGTCGCCAAAATAATCCAGCCCACACTGGTGGACTTTCTGAGATAA